In a single window of the Equus quagga isolate Etosha38 chromosome 7, UCLA_HA_Equagga_1.0, whole genome shotgun sequence genome:
- the MXD3 gene encoding max dimerization protein 3 yields MEPVASNIQVLLQAAEFLERREREAEHGYASLCPHRSPGPVQRRRKRSPQAPGALDSGRSVHNELEKRRRAQLKRCLEQLKQQMPLGADCARYTTLSLLRRARMHIQKLEEQEQRARRLKEKLRSKQQSLKQQLEQLRGLAGPGERERLRADSLDSSGLSSERSDSDQEELEVDVESLVFGGEAELLRGFSTGQEHSYSHCSGAWL; encoded by the exons ATGGAACCCGTGGCTAGCAACATCCAGGTCCTGCTGCAGGCGGCCGAGTTCCTGGAGCGCCGcgagagag AGGCCGAGCATGGCTACGCGTCCCTGTGCCCGCACCGCAGTCCGGGCCCCGTCCAAAGGAGGAGGAAGCGATCCCCGCAAGCTCCTGGCGCTCTGGACAGTGGGCg GTCTGTGCACAACGAACTGGAGAAGCGCAG GAGGGCCCAGCTGAAGCGGTGCCTGGAGCAGCTGAAGCAGCAGATGCCCCTCGGGGCTGACTGTGCCCGATACACCACACTGAGCCTGTTGCGCCGGGCCAGGATGCACATCCAG AAactggaggagcaggagcagcgAGCCCGGAGGCTCAAGGAGAAGCTGCGCAGCAAGCAGCAGAGCCTGaagcagcagctggagcagctCCGGGGGCTGGCAGGGCCAGGCGAGCGGGAGCGGCTGCGGGCGGACAGCCTGGACTCTTCGGGCCTCTCCTCCGAGCGCTCCGACTCAGACCAAG aggagctggaggtggACGTGGAGAGCCTGGTGTTCGGGGGTGAGGCTGAGCTGCTGCGGGGCTTCAGCACCGGCCAGGAGCACAGCTACTCACACTGCAGCGGTGCCTGGCTATGA
- the PRELID1 gene encoding PRELI domain-containing protein 1, mitochondrial, producing the protein MVKYFLGQSVLRSSWDQVFAAFWQRYPNPYSKHVLTEDIVHREVTPDQKLLSRRLLTKTNRMPRWAERLFPANVAHSVYILEDSIVDPQNQTMTTFTWNINHARLMVVEERCVYCVNSDNSGWTEIRREAWVSSGLFGVSRAVQEFGLARFKSNVTKTMKGFEYILAKLQGEAPSKSLVETAKEAKEKARETALAATEKAKDLASKAATKKQQQQQQFV; encoded by the exons ATGGTGAAGTATTTCCTGGGCCAGAGCGTGCTCCGGAGTTCCTGGGACCAAGTGTTCGCTGCCTTTTGGCAGCGGTACCCGAATCCCTATAG CAAGCATGTCTTGACGGAAGACATAGTACACCGGGAGGTGACCCCTGACCAGAAGCTCCTGTCCCGGCGACTCCTGACCAAGACCAACAGGATGCCCCGCTGGGCCGAGCGACTGTTTCCTGCCAATGTTGCTCACTCGGTGTACATCCTGGAGGATTCTATTGTGGACCCACAGAACCAGACCATGACCACCTTCACCTGGAACATCAACCATGCCCGGCTGATG GTGGTGGAGGAACGATGTGTTTACTGTGTGAACTCTGATAACAGTGGCTGGACCGAAATCCGCCGGGAAGCCTGGGTCTCCTCTGGCTTATTTGGTGTCTCCAGAGCTGTCCAG GAATTTGGTCTGGCCCGGTTCAAAAGCAACGTGACCAAGACTATGAAGGGTTTTGAGTACATCTTGGCCAAGCTGCAAG GCGAGGCTCCTTCCAAATCCCTTGTGGAGACAGCCAAGGAAGCCAAGGAGAAGGCAAGGGAGACAGCACTGGCAGCTACAGAGAAGGCCAAGGACCTCGCCAGCAAGGCCGCCaccaagaagcagcagcagcagcagcagttcgTGTAG
- the RAB24 gene encoding ras-related protein Rab-24, with protein sequence MSGQRVDVKVVMLGKEYVGKTSLVERYVHDRFLVGPYQNTIGAAFVAKVMSVGDRTVTLGIWDTAGSERYEAMSRIYYRGAKAAIVCYDLTDSSSFERAKFWVKELRNLEEGCQIYLCGTKSDLLEEDRRRRRVDFHDVQDYADNIKAQLFETSSKTGQSVDELFQKVAEDYVSVAAFQVMTEDKGVDLGQKANPYFYSCCHH encoded by the exons ATGAGCGGGCAGCGCGTGGACGTCAAGGTGGTGATGCTGGGCAAGGAGTACGTGGGCAAGACGAGCCTGGTGGAGCGATACGTGCACGACCGCTTCCTGGTGGGGCCCTATCAGAAC ACCATCGGGGCCGCCTTCGTGGCCAAGGTGATGTCCGTCGGAGACCGGACGGTGACTTTGGGTATTTGG GACACGGCAGGCTCTGAGCGCTACGAGGCCATGAGCCGAATCTACTATCGGGGCGCCAAGGCTGCCATCGTCTGCTATG ACCTTACGGACAGTAGCAGCTTTGAGCGGGCAAAGTTCTGGGTGAAGGAACTGCGCAACCTAGAGGAG GGCTGTCAGATCTACCTCTGTGGCACCAAGAGTGACCTGCTAGAGGAGGACAGGCGGCGTCGCCGTGTGGACTTCCACGACGTCCAGGATTACGCTGACA ATATCAAAGCTCAGCTGTTTGAAACATCCAGCAAGACAGGCCAGAGTGTGG ACGAGCTCTTCCAGAAAGTGGCAGAGGATTACGTCAGTGTGGCTGCCTTCCAGGTGATGACAG AGGACAAGGGCGTGGACCTGGGCCAGAAGGCAAACCCCTATTTCTACAGCTGTTGTCATCACTGA